The Fictibacillus arsenicus genome contains a region encoding:
- the hxlA gene encoding 3-hexulose-6-phosphate synthase, translated as MKLQLALDLVDIPGAIELVKEVEEHIDVVEIGTPVVINEGLKAVKEVKAAFPKLTVLADLKIMDAAGYEVSQASAAGADIITILGTAEDESIKGAVEEAKKQGKQILADMIAVKDIAARAKELDELGVDYICVHTGYDLQAVGKNSFEDLQTINGVVKNAKTAIAGGIKLDTLAEVIKVQPDLVIVGGGITGQADKKAVAAKMQQMINQG; from the coding sequence ATGAAATTACAATTAGCATTAGATCTTGTCGATATTCCGGGAGCAATTGAATTAGTGAAAGAGGTAGAAGAGCATATTGATGTTGTAGAAATTGGTACACCTGTGGTGATCAATGAAGGTCTTAAAGCAGTGAAAGAAGTAAAAGCTGCATTTCCTAAATTAACCGTATTAGCTGACTTGAAAATTATGGATGCAGCTGGATATGAAGTAAGTCAAGCATCTGCGGCAGGTGCTGACATCATTACGATTCTTGGAACTGCAGAAGACGAGTCAATTAAAGGTGCAGTAGAAGAAGCTAAAAAACAAGGGAAACAAATCCTTGCTGATATGATCGCTGTTAAGGATATTGCAGCCCGTGCAAAAGAACTAGATGAACTTGGCGTTGATTATATTTGTGTTCATACTGGCTACGATCTTCAAGCAGTTGGAAAGAACTCTTTTGAAGATTTACAAACCATCAATGGTGTTGTAAAAAATGCTAAAACTGCAATCGCAGGTGGTATTAAGTTAGACACACTTGCAGAAGTCATCAAAGTACAACCAGACCTTGTCATTGTAGGTGGCGGGATTACTGGACAAGCTGATAAAAAAGCTGTTGCTGCCAAAATGCAACAAATGATTAATCAAGGGTAA
- a CDS encoding winged helix-turn-helix transcriptional regulator: MPNLGDKTFNCEKELTLSVIGGKWKLLILWHLGKEGTKRFGELKSLMPGITQRMLVNQLRELEDHLIVHREVYPVVPPKVEYSLTEHGKRLLPIIDAMYEWGKDYIENVLEKETEDRSAVK, translated from the coding sequence ATGCCAAATTTAGGAGATAAAACTTTCAACTGTGAAAAAGAATTAACACTTTCAGTAATTGGTGGTAAATGGAAATTGTTGATTTTATGGCATCTAGGCAAAGAAGGAACGAAACGATTTGGTGAATTAAAATCCCTTATGCCGGGTATTACCCAAAGAATGCTTGTTAATCAATTACGCGAACTTGAAGATCATTTAATAGTACATCGTGAAGTTTACCCTGTAGTTCCACCGAAAGTTGAATATTCATTGACTGAGCATGGAAAAAGACTTTTACCGATTATTGATGCTATGTATGAATGGGGAAAAGATTATATTGAGAATGTATTGGAAAAGGAAACTGAGGATCGATCAGCTGTTAAGTAG
- a CDS encoding tetratricopeptide repeat protein, which translates to MVELEKQLSQTKYNLGREYAKNGKKEEALKELNKALLLDTDNFLIRKQRCYIRYPEKFSQMIDIEWQQKQLEKEKAKEAQLKGDLVCGPEGCVIPGTRTLNDKSE; encoded by the coding sequence ATGGTGGAGTTAGAAAAACAACTATCTCAAACAAAATATAACCTTGGTAGGGAATATGCGAAAAATGGCAAAAAGGAAGAAGCCTTAAAAGAATTGAATAAGGCTCTTCTTCTTGATACAGATAATTTTCTAATTCGTAAGCAACGCTGTTATATCCGTTATCCTGAGAAGTTTTCCCAAATGATTGATATCGAATGGCAACAGAAGCAATTAGAAAAAGAAAAGGCTAAGGAAGCTCAATTAAAAGGTGATTTAGTTTGTGGTCCTGAAGGGTGTGTTATTCCTGGAACAAGAACATTGAACGATAAAAGTGAATAG
- a CDS encoding LLM class flavin-dependent oxidoreductase, producing the protein MKLSVLDQSVISNAQNADIALQNTVRLAKITEELGYTRFWVAEHHNSNGIAGTSPEVLISSIASHTNKIRVGSGGVLLPQYSPFKVAENFKVLDALYPNRIDLGIGRSPGGSSSTRLALTDGLRKSMNEFPRQVTDLQGFIYDQLPDSHPYYDVIAYPSVETKPQLWLLGVTHRGARLAAEKGTAFTYGHFINPINGKRTMETYRNNFQPSKSLAKPKTIVCIFVVCAPTQEQAVEMALSQDLWLLAVEKGRNTHIPSKRESKSISLSKEDQAKVIENRNRMVIGTPEKVREELLRLSEFYQTDEFMILTNVYDFQDKIQSYSLLAEAFL; encoded by the coding sequence ATGAAACTGAGTGTACTCGATCAATCTGTCATAAGTAATGCACAAAATGCAGATATTGCCCTACAAAATACAGTACGATTGGCAAAAATTACAGAGGAATTGGGATACACTCGATTTTGGGTAGCTGAGCATCATAATTCAAATGGAATAGCGGGTACATCACCAGAGGTGCTGATCTCAAGTATTGCATCACATACAAATAAGATACGTGTAGGTTCAGGTGGGGTTTTGCTTCCACAATATAGTCCTTTTAAAGTAGCAGAAAATTTCAAGGTTCTAGACGCATTGTATCCAAATAGAATTGACTTGGGAATCGGGCGTTCACCCGGAGGTTCTTCATCGACTCGGTTAGCCCTCACTGACGGATTGCGAAAAAGTATGAATGAATTCCCAAGACAAGTCACTGACCTACAAGGCTTTATTTATGATCAATTACCCGATTCACACCCTTATTATGATGTGATTGCTTATCCTTCTGTTGAAACAAAACCGCAATTATGGCTTTTAGGTGTCACACATCGAGGGGCAAGATTAGCAGCTGAGAAGGGAACAGCCTTTACCTATGGTCATTTTATCAATCCAATTAATGGGAAAAGAACGATGGAAACCTATAGGAATAACTTCCAACCTTCTAAATCTTTAGCTAAACCAAAAACAATCGTGTGTATATTTGTGGTATGTGCTCCAACACAAGAACAAGCAGTAGAAATGGCACTGAGCCAGGACCTGTGGCTGTTAGCAGTTGAGAAGGGGAGGAATACCCATATTCCCTCTAAGCGTGAGTCAAAGAGTATATCATTATCAAAAGAAGACCAGGCAAAAGTAATCGAAAATCGGAATCGAATGGTAATCGGAACTCCTGAGAAGGTAAGAGAGGAACTCCTTCGATTAAGTGAATTTTATCAAACAGACGAATTCATGATCCTGACTAATGTCTATGATTTTCAAGACAAGATTCAATCTTACTCCTTACTGGCGGAAGCATTTCTTTAA
- a CDS encoding PaaI family thioesterase, whose translation MFIQQPFDEFLGLQYERIDEKSVRVVLPIKRLYLNSLGVVHGGIISSLADVAMCNTIEADENNIQKVVTVDLNVTFLKGAKGDCLLAHAHLVKEGRNLTHADCLIYDEEDQLIAKAKGVFFNNS comes from the coding sequence GTGTTTATACAACAACCATTTGATGAATTCTTAGGTCTTCAATATGAAAGAATTGACGAAAAAAGCGTTAGAGTGGTTTTACCTATTAAACGACTATATTTAAATAGTTTAGGGGTGGTACATGGGGGTATCATATCATCACTCGCTGATGTAGCGATGTGCAATACAATTGAGGCTGATGAAAACAATATACAAAAAGTAGTAACAGTAGACCTTAATGTGACCTTTTTAAAAGGCGCAAAAGGGGATTGTTTACTCGCGCATGCACATCTAGTCAAGGAAGGGAGAAACCTTACGCATGCCGATTGTTTAATTTATGATGAGGAGGACCAATTGATTGCAAAAGCTAAGGGAGTGTTTTTCAATAATTCTTAA
- a CDS encoding spore germination protein — translation MFRKRKSIGVGNRMENSTGKAPNTPITLEVLRERVDNMEDAEIIEHQTHNDSTIILVYIRTLIDKARLNESVIQPLRSCGNENLSECISASKITEILMVEEAEKQLMLGAILIFDTDENQWCSVNLKDPLGRGIETSETETILYGAKDSFTENLEQNIALIRRRLPITTLKTEKFTVGSLTETNVVLMYIEGLTNPHFYTIAREKIKNINYDQILDSSQLAAFIEDHKHSVFPQFQQTDRPDVCAYSLGVGKVTILVDNTPFALNAPINFFHLFQSPEDYINRWIVASFLRIIRYLSFMLSLLMIPLYVALTTHHYQMIPLQILFVLVETRGQLPLTPFWESLIMLVTLEVIKEASLRMPTKSGQTLGVIGGIVVGQAAVEAGFASQVLIVLVGISAIASFLVPNYLMTKATTLIQFMLLILASFLGVMGIFMGIIILFVHLNALTSLKQPYFTPVTPFYGKDWLDLFIRGPLHWMKTRPEALHPLQKWRYSRRR, via the coding sequence ATGTTTAGGAAGAGGAAGAGTATAGGGGTAGGAAATCGAATGGAAAATAGCACAGGGAAAGCCCCAAATACTCCTATCACACTAGAGGTTCTCCGTGAACGCGTAGACAATATGGAAGACGCTGAAATAATCGAACATCAAACCCATAATGATTCGACAATTATACTGGTATACATAAGAACATTGATTGATAAAGCAAGGTTGAATGAATCTGTAATTCAACCATTACGGAGCTGCGGCAATGAAAATCTTTCGGAATGTATTTCTGCCTCCAAAATTACAGAAATTTTAATGGTGGAAGAGGCCGAAAAGCAATTGATGCTGGGAGCCATCCTTATTTTTGACACCGATGAAAATCAATGGTGTTCAGTCAATCTTAAAGATCCATTAGGACGTGGGATAGAAACCTCTGAAACAGAAACAATTCTTTATGGAGCCAAAGACAGTTTCACTGAAAACCTAGAACAGAATATCGCATTGATCCGCAGAAGGCTGCCAATAACCACCTTGAAAACAGAAAAATTCACGGTAGGATCACTAACTGAAACAAATGTTGTCTTAATGTATATTGAAGGTTTGACGAATCCCCATTTTTATACTATTGCCAGGGAGAAAATCAAGAATATCAATTATGATCAGATCCTTGACTCCTCCCAATTAGCAGCTTTCATTGAAGATCATAAACATAGTGTATTTCCACAATTTCAACAGACTGACCGTCCTGATGTGTGTGCCTACTCACTAGGCGTCGGCAAAGTTACCATTCTAGTGGATAATACACCGTTTGCCCTGAATGCTCCAATCAACTTTTTCCATTTATTCCAATCACCTGAGGATTATATTAATCGCTGGATCGTTGCAAGCTTCTTGCGGATCATAAGATATTTAAGTTTCATGCTCTCCTTGCTGATGATTCCACTATATGTTGCTTTAACGACACATCATTATCAGATGATTCCCTTGCAAATTCTATTCGTCCTTGTGGAAACGAGAGGTCAATTGCCACTAACTCCGTTTTGGGAATCGCTCATTATGTTGGTGACACTTGAAGTCATTAAAGAAGCAAGTCTAAGAATGCCTACGAAATCTGGTCAAACGTTAGGCGTCATCGGTGGTATTGTCGTTGGACAAGCTGCGGTAGAAGCAGGATTCGCTAGTCAAGTTCTGATCGTTTTGGTTGGTATTTCTGCTATCGCTTCTTTTCTTGTGCCGAATTACTTGATGACCAAAGCGACCACATTGATACAGTTTATGCTATTGATCCTTGCTTCTTTTCTTGGAGTAATGGGCATTTTTATGGGCATCATTATACTTTTTGTCCATTTGAATGCACTTACTTCCTTGAAACAACCATATTTTACCCCTGTTACGCCTTTTTATGGGAAAGATTGGCTTGATCTATTTATCCGTGGACCATTGCATTGGATGAAAACAAGGCCAGAGGCTCTTCATCCTTTACAGAAATGGCGTTATAGCCGAAGGAGATGA
- a CDS encoding GerAB/ArcD/ProY family transporter: MTEFSLFEKTSSYEGIYMTLMVNRIQMLYFVIIMPVFLIYPYMIWLIIIVGLLSQISIFMLSKWFNSMYASKGYEGFVELFGERMVRLLAFIGIGFILLKVTVIILGYIELAQQFIFPSVNTNWMLLFILLICWYVASLGMANTIRYIVIAFLCTAWMLLLLLNFPFQPFATIHDLFPLIPYEWTMKSWKGVLFIWSALSGPEYLVLLAPWFNTREKILKYMTIGNAFTIFEYLFIFIASLFFFGSHYLGENKLPVMEMIRYLESPVFERIDIILISVYLFHFVFAISIFLLLFYGATRITLKKSKDQTTRSGFALCCAIFFICLMMSNELLWKKATNQNILLELEIWAGALTYLFVPLLLFISLKRKGRI; the protein is encoded by the coding sequence ATGACTGAATTTTCATTGTTCGAGAAAACCTCTTCGTATGAGGGTATTTATATGACTTTAATGGTCAATAGGATACAAATGTTATATTTTGTGATCATCATGCCCGTTTTTCTTATATATCCCTATATGATTTGGTTGATTATCATTGTAGGATTATTATCACAAATCAGTATATTCATGTTATCGAAATGGTTTAATTCCATGTATGCATCTAAAGGCTACGAAGGTTTTGTAGAACTTTTCGGTGAACGTATGGTACGGTTACTAGCTTTCATCGGAATCGGTTTCATTTTATTAAAAGTAACAGTAATTATACTCGGATATATAGAACTAGCACAACAATTCATCTTCCCTTCAGTGAATACGAATTGGATGCTTCTGTTCATTTTGCTTATTTGCTGGTATGTTGCTTCACTAGGGATGGCCAATACGATCCGTTACATCGTCATCGCTTTTTTGTGTACAGCTTGGATGCTTTTGTTATTATTGAACTTCCCTTTTCAGCCTTTTGCTACTATACATGATCTATTTCCGTTAATACCATATGAATGGACGATGAAATCATGGAAAGGTGTGCTATTCATCTGGTCAGCCTTATCTGGGCCAGAATATTTGGTTTTACTTGCGCCTTGGTTCAATACGAGAGAAAAAATCCTCAAATACATGACAATCGGAAATGCATTTACCATTTTTGAATATCTGTTTATATTTATTGCATCATTGTTTTTTTTCGGGTCACATTATCTAGGAGAAAACAAATTGCCGGTGATGGAAATGATACGTTACCTGGAGTCTCCAGTGTTTGAGCGAATAGATATAATTTTAATCTCTGTATATTTATTTCACTTTGTATTCGCCATATCAATCTTCCTGTTACTTTTTTATGGTGCAACTCGTATCACTCTGAAGAAATCAAAAGATCAAACGACTCGATCAGGGTTTGCATTATGTTGTGCTATATTTTTCATTTGTTTAATGATGAGTAATGAATTGTTGTGGAAAAAGGCAACTAATCAAAACATTTTGTTAGAGCTAGAGATATGGGCAGGAGCACTCACTTACTTATTCGTACCATTACTTCTTTTCATCTCTTTAAAGCGAAAGGGCCGTATCTAG
- a CDS encoding Ger(x)C family spore germination protein, with amino-acid sequence MKHKHTKILFVIFVNMIVLSGCSPIAEENLIEEIAPVTFWSIQKGEGENFRMSTLVPPLVKEKKRLLTVQVDLLKEGMQGFNLKYYRELKVGQLRMLLISEEIAKEGISPLIDTILTDPDISKRLYLAIVRGDFDEYINSQLEVQEDLDYYLYRMFKHYDNQGKLTVVNLHQFMKTLHSPAHSPVVPVFEASDENFQYQGTGIFKNDKLIETTNNIEEQIYQLIDNDHFLKYFPIRDLSFVLGHVKANVQLYMDKTYSELKLNVQLNGRLDEIARAHKLLTRDELSRFESEIELYLEKQTTKFLKKLQENKVDPLQLRKYTLRPFSKPLNGKEWSNRWERMEVKVDYDLKIQPLTGTKN; translated from the coding sequence ATGAAACATAAACATACCAAAATACTTTTCGTCATTTTTGTTAATATGATCGTATTATCTGGATGTTCGCCTATTGCAGAAGAAAATCTGATTGAAGAAATTGCACCTGTAACTTTTTGGTCGATTCAGAAAGGGGAGGGGGAGAACTTCAGAATGAGCACTTTAGTACCTCCCCTTGTAAAAGAAAAGAAACGCCTTTTGACTGTTCAAGTCGACTTATTAAAAGAAGGTATGCAGGGTTTCAATTTAAAGTATTATAGAGAATTGAAAGTTGGACAACTCCGGATGCTGTTGATCAGTGAAGAAATTGCAAAAGAAGGGATCAGTCCATTGATTGATACGATTTTGACAGATCCTGATATTTCTAAACGTTTGTATCTAGCCATTGTCAGAGGGGATTTTGATGAGTACATCAACAGTCAACTGGAAGTGCAAGAAGACCTAGATTATTATCTCTATCGGATGTTCAAGCATTACGATAATCAGGGGAAGTTGACTGTTGTAAATTTGCATCAATTCATGAAAACGCTTCATTCACCAGCGCATTCTCCCGTAGTGCCTGTATTTGAAGCGAGTGATGAAAATTTCCAATACCAAGGTACTGGCATTTTTAAAAATGACAAATTGATCGAAACCACGAACAACATAGAAGAGCAAATATACCAGCTTATCGACAACGATCACTTTTTAAAGTATTTTCCGATCCGTGACTTATCTTTTGTTCTAGGCCATGTGAAAGCCAATGTCCAATTGTATATGGACAAGACATATTCTGAACTGAAGCTCAACGTTCAATTGAACGGACGGCTTGACGAGATTGCCCGGGCACATAAATTGCTTACCCGGGATGAACTTTCAAGATTCGAGTCGGAAATTGAATTGTATTTAGAAAAACAGACTACCAAGTTTTTAAAAAAGCTTCAGGAGAATAAGGTTGACCCTTTACAATTAAGAAAGTATACCTTGAGACCTTTCTCAAAACCTCTTAATGGGAAAGAATGGTCAAACAGATGGGAGCGGATGGAGGTCAAAGTCGATTATGACCTTAAAATCCAACCACTAACAGGTACCAAAAACTGA
- a CDS encoding JAB domain-containing protein: protein MGGSINASIVHPSDVFKSAILNNSAAIILLVTIILLKTQLHLEKISK from the coding sequence ATGGGAGGTTCAATCAATGCCAGCATTGTCCATCCTAGCGATGTATTCAAAAGTGCAATCCTAAATAACAGCGCAGCCATCATCCTTTTGGTCACCATCATCCTTCTCAAGACACAACTCCATCTAGAGAAGATATCGAAGTGA
- a CDS encoding sodium/proline symporter produces MIDAGNYIVFFEVAIYLSAMLGIGFYFGKKDLDHSDYFLGGNKLPGWALAFSERATGESAYMFLGAVGFIYVTGLSGIWILFGMFFGVVVSWLFLAERFMSERKKYNVYTLSDYLAVKYPKHSHIIRWISSLIIGVFFIFYISGQFAGTGKTLYSISGVDVTWGTIIISVIIIAYSCMGGFMSVVWTDVVQSFLMVATFIVVPIVAYIEIQSQNLSISQSLIDMDNGGNSWIGGLSGVGLGVMLFANFSWFFGWLGGQPQLSSRFMALTDEKEVKTAKVVALAWTLVVYLGAFLVGIFGSALYKQGTVADSEMILPHMLSDLLPPWATGIFIASILAAIMSTASSQLMVITTSVSEDVIHKSLGIKLTSKSLVKISRITVIVGGVLGLILALVSKSLIYTVVSFAWAGIGNTFSVAILLTFFWKRTSGAGIVAAIVTGFISAIVWASTPLEEIITSRASTFFIALLAGVIFSLLMPDKKVYKSNVKTETV; encoded by the coding sequence ATGATTGATGCAGGAAATTATATTGTATTTTTTGAGGTAGCCATCTACCTTTCAGCCATGCTGGGAATTGGATTTTATTTTGGCAAAAAAGATCTGGATCATAGTGACTACTTCTTAGGCGGAAACAAATTACCCGGATGGGCATTAGCTTTTTCAGAAAGAGCGACGGGAGAATCTGCCTATATGTTTTTAGGGGCAGTCGGTTTTATTTATGTTACGGGTTTATCCGGCATATGGATTCTGTTTGGCATGTTTTTTGGGGTCGTTGTTTCGTGGCTGTTCCTGGCTGAAAGATTCATGAGCGAGAGAAAAAAATACAATGTATACACGCTTTCGGATTATTTAGCTGTTAAATATCCTAAACATAGCCATATCATTAGATGGATCTCCAGCCTCATTATTGGGGTCTTCTTTATTTTTTACATATCCGGACAATTTGCGGGTACTGGGAAAACCTTATACTCGATTTCCGGTGTTGACGTTACGTGGGGTACGATCATTATTTCGGTCATTATTATTGCCTACTCCTGTATGGGAGGATTTATGTCTGTTGTTTGGACAGATGTAGTTCAAAGCTTCCTAATGGTCGCTACTTTTATCGTTGTGCCTATTGTTGCTTATATAGAAATACAATCTCAAAACCTTTCTATCTCTCAGTCTCTTATAGATATGGACAATGGGGGAAATAGCTGGATCGGGGGATTATCAGGTGTTGGTTTAGGTGTGATGTTATTTGCTAATTTTTCCTGGTTTTTTGGATGGCTCGGGGGACAGCCTCAATTAAGTTCCAGGTTTATGGCTTTAACTGATGAAAAAGAAGTAAAAACTGCCAAAGTTGTAGCATTGGCGTGGACGCTGGTTGTTTACCTGGGTGCTTTTTTGGTTGGAATATTTGGTAGTGCTTTATATAAACAAGGCACCGTAGCTGATTCCGAAATGATACTTCCTCATATGCTATCTGATTTGCTGCCGCCTTGGGCCACGGGCATTTTTATAGCGAGCATCCTTGCTGCTATTATGTCTACAGCTTCTTCGCAATTAATGGTCATTACAACGTCTGTTAGTGAAGATGTTATTCATAAATCATTAGGGATAAAATTAACGAGTAAATCTCTTGTGAAAATCAGCCGGATTACTGTCATTGTAGGAGGAGTGCTGGGACTCATTCTCGCATTGGTTTCGAAATCTCTTATCTATACCGTTGTAAGCTTTGCCTGGGCGGGTATTGGTAATACGTTCTCGGTAGCTATTCTATTGACCTTCTTTTGGAAAAGAACTTCAGGGGCTGGTATAGTAGCTGCCATTGTAACTGGTTTTATAAGCGCCATTGTTTGGGCAAGCACTCCATTGGAAGAAATAATCACTTCAAGAGCCAGCACTTTTTTTATTGCGCTTTTAGCCGGAGTTATTTTTAGTTTATTAATGCCTGATAAAAAAGTATACAAGTCTAACGTTAAAACAGAAACTGTATAA
- a CDS encoding L-2-amino-thiazoline-4-carboxylic acid hydrolase, translated as MDTNKTPLPPLSMYTITAKLFTHIEKSVTSAFGTEGKKLLQNGVENFGYKDAYDIAQQATQEGEDHVLNNYIPGNFDSVNKYGDTTIYGLMAKLFAQVTKAVVDVYGEEGRNSIKEGVRTFGEERGKGIAQRAKHLGKPNTIDNYLSNYDMGRSDLFEYENIFKPEVIEQTFTQCPFGQQWADDNLHEYGILYCQMIDPAVAKGYNPRFEVEHDQYVLKEGVCHFNFKLKEIEND; from the coding sequence ATGGACACAAATAAGACCCCGCTACCGCCATTATCAATGTATACCATTACAGCAAAGTTATTTACACATATAGAAAAATCAGTGACTTCAGCCTTTGGAACTGAAGGTAAAAAGCTACTGCAAAACGGTGTTGAAAACTTCGGATATAAAGATGCCTATGACATTGCCCAGCAAGCTACACAAGAAGGTGAGGATCATGTTTTAAATAACTACATTCCTGGTAATTTTGATAGTGTGAACAAATATGGTGATACGACTATTTATGGCTTAATGGCAAAGCTTTTTGCTCAAGTCACCAAAGCCGTTGTTGATGTATATGGGGAAGAGGGCCGGAATTCCATAAAAGAAGGTGTAAGAACATTTGGAGAAGAGCGCGGAAAAGGCATTGCCCAAAGAGCCAAACATCTTGGCAAACCTAATACCATCGACAATTACCTATCAAACTATGATATGGGCCGCAGTGATCTATTTGAATATGAAAACATATTTAAACCTGAAGTAATTGAGCAAACCTTTACACAATGTCCTTTTGGCCAGCAATGGGCTGATGATAATTTGCACGAATACGGAATTTTATATTGTCAGATGATCGATCCTGCAGTAGCGAAAGGCTATAATCCGAGATTTGAAGTTGAACATGACCAATACGTCTTAAAAGAAGGCGTGTGCCACTTTAATTTCAAATTAAAGGAGATAGAAAATGATTAA
- a CDS encoding Zn-dependent hydrolase has translation MINIDRLWDRIEELSNIGRTPDNGVTRFSYTPAEHDANELVKSYMQLAGLDVSYDTVGNLIGTKYGTEGLSAILLGSHIDTVPNGGKFDGSLGVLTAIEVMHSLQDQNITLKHPVKVIAFKDEEGSRFGFGMIGSRAVAGTLTDQDLDMKDVEGISIREALIEQGFEPKNIHSSKIDNVKVYLELHIEQGKVLENHHTPVGIVTGIAGPLWLKFKLAGEAEHAGATPMGQRKDPLVAASLIISEIEKIASKYSDAVATVGSLSVTPGGVNVIPGAVEFTVDIRDINEQLRDCLEKEIKDYAAKIVNERNIKMTIEELQRVSPVLCSQDIQNAIKQSVYELDYPVIWLPSGAGHDAMQFKDIFPLGMIFVRSKDGLSHNPKEFTAKEDVKAGAEIMLNTLVKLDKA, from the coding sequence ATGATTAATATCGATCGTCTATGGGATCGAATTGAAGAACTGTCCAACATCGGGCGAACCCCGGATAATGGTGTTACACGTTTTTCTTACACACCTGCTGAACACGACGCAAACGAGCTTGTAAAAAGCTATATGCAGCTCGCTGGCTTAGACGTTTCCTACGATACTGTTGGCAATTTAATAGGAACTAAGTATGGAACAGAAGGATTATCTGCTATTTTACTAGGTTCCCATATCGATACAGTGCCTAACGGAGGAAAGTTTGATGGAAGTTTAGGTGTATTAACAGCGATTGAAGTGATGCATTCCCTTCAAGACCAAAACATCACATTGAAGCATCCTGTTAAGGTCATTGCGTTTAAAGACGAAGAAGGTTCCCGATTTGGATTTGGTATGATTGGAAGCCGAGCAGTAGCCGGGACTTTAACGGATCAAGACTTAGATATGAAAGATGTTGAAGGTATTTCAATACGTGAAGCATTGATAGAACAAGGATTTGAACCCAAAAACATTCATTCCTCTAAGATAGATAATGTGAAAGTGTACTTAGAGCTTCATATCGAACAGGGAAAAGTATTAGAAAACCATCATACACCTGTAGGCATTGTAACTGGAATTGCAGGTCCCTTATGGTTAAAATTCAAATTAGCTGGTGAAGCAGAGCATGCCGGAGCAACTCCGATGGGCCAACGAAAAGACCCTTTAGTAGCTGCAAGCCTGATCATTTCTGAAATAGAGAAAATAGCATCAAAATATTCCGATGCCGTAGCAACTGTAGGTTCTTTATCTGTGACCCCTGGAGGTGTTAATGTGATTCCGGGTGCTGTTGAATTTACAGTGGATATCCGGGACATCAATGAACAATTGAGAGATTGCCTGGAGAAGGAAATCAAAGACTATGCTGCAAAAATAGTAAATGAACGAAATATTAAAATGACGATTGAAGAGCTTCAAAGAGTTTCACCCGTTTTATGTTCGCAGGATATTCAAAATGCGATTAAACAAAGCGTTTATGAACTGGACTATCCCGTTATATGGTTGCCAAGCGGTGCAGGCCATGATGCGATGCAATTTAAGGATATCTTTCCATTAGGTATGATTTTTGTTCGTTCCAAAGACGGATTGAGCCACAATCCAAAAGAATTTACTGCAAAAGAAGATGTAAAAGCAGGGGCAGAAATTATGCTTAATACACTGGTCAAGCTGGATAAAGCTTAA